The following proteins are encoded in a genomic region of Candidatus Poseidoniia archaeon:
- the asnS gene encoding asparagine--tRNA ligase has translation MAYPEFPDHSRFTPVASVLAGAAEGEVMVRGWVYRTRSSGKLAFVVLRDSTGILQCTVSQAKVAADDFDAACSALRESSVIVTGTPAADGRAPGGYELRATAFEVLHHAEPFPITQDLGDEHLLDNRHLWLRSRPMVDALKVRATAFGAFRAFWDSQGYTEVQSPSFVSGACEGGSSLFDTYYPDESAEGGKSFYAHLSQSWQLYAEATMFGLERIYTLAPSFRAEKSRTRRHLTEFWHGEVEAAWVHNDQMMSQEEAMLAAIIAAVLARNRPELERLGRDPAVLEAVQPPFERLRYEAVLEMLNGMGFDLAWGDDFGYREEKALTQERTQPLYITHFPREKGFYHRPDPADPKALVCHDLLAPEGYGEIIGGGERVWSPEELAERIIEQGHEPESYGWYLDLRKYGSVPHSGFGLGLDRLVAWLCGADHIRDVIPFPRTMRRTTP, from the coding sequence ATGGCGTACCCGGAGTTCCCCGACCATTCGCGCTTCACCCCCGTCGCGAGCGTGCTCGCTGGCGCCGCCGAAGGCGAAGTCATGGTGCGCGGCTGGGTCTACCGCACCCGCTCCTCGGGTAAGCTGGCGTTCGTCGTACTGCGCGACTCGACCGGCATCCTGCAATGCACCGTCTCGCAGGCGAAAGTCGCCGCGGATGACTTCGACGCGGCGTGCAGCGCGCTGCGCGAGTCATCGGTCATCGTTACCGGCACTCCCGCTGCCGACGGCCGCGCGCCGGGCGGCTACGAGCTCAGGGCAACTGCCTTCGAAGTATTGCACCACGCCGAGCCGTTCCCGATTACGCAGGACCTCGGCGACGAGCACCTGCTCGACAACCGCCATTTGTGGCTACGCAGCCGGCCGATGGTCGACGCGCTCAAGGTGCGCGCGACCGCCTTCGGCGCGTTCCGCGCTTTCTGGGACTCGCAGGGCTATACGGAAGTGCAGTCGCCCTCGTTCGTCTCGGGCGCCTGCGAAGGCGGCTCGAGCCTCTTCGACACATACTACCCCGACGAGTCGGCCGAAGGTGGCAAGTCATTCTACGCGCACCTGTCGCAGTCGTGGCAGCTCTACGCCGAGGCGACCATGTTCGGACTCGAGCGCATCTACACGCTGGCACCCTCGTTCCGCGCCGAGAAGTCGCGGACGCGCCGCCACCTGACCGAGTTCTGGCACGGCGAGGTCGAGGCGGCGTGGGTCCACAACGACCAGATGATGTCCCAGGAAGAGGCGATGCTCGCCGCCATCATCGCGGCAGTGCTGGCGCGCAACCGCCCCGAACTGGAGCGGCTCGGCCGCGACCCCGCCGTGCTGGAGGCGGTGCAGCCGCCATTCGAGCGGCTGCGGTACGAGGCGGTGCTCGAAATGCTGAACGGCATGGGCTTCGATCTGGCGTGGGGCGACGATTTCGGCTACCGCGAGGAGAAGGCGCTGACGCAGGAGCGGACGCAGCCGCTCTACATCACTCACTTCCCGCGTGAGAAGGGTTTCTACCACCGCCCCGACCCGGCCGACCCCAAGGCGCTGGTCTGCCACGACCTGCTCGCGCCGGAAGGCTACGGCGAAATCATCGGCGGCGGCGAGCGCGTCTGGTCGCCCGAGGAGCTGGCGGAGCGCATTATCGAGCAGGGCCACGAGCCGGAATCGTACGGCTGGTACCTTGACCTGCGCAAATACGGCAGCGTCCCGCACTCGGGCTTCGGGCTGGGGCTCGACCGGCTGGTGGCGTGGCTCTGCGGCGCCGACCACATCCGCGACGTCATCCCTTTCCCGCGCACCATGCGGCGCACGACCCCGTAG
- a CDS encoding 50S ribosomal protein L21e translates to MKRSQGLRSGSRKKLTRAKRERGLSPITRILEQYGVGESVNIVIDPSIQGGQPHHRFHGLTGTVTGMQGKACVVSAKEGDAVKQLIIRPEHLRRAK, encoded by the coding sequence ATGAAACGGTCGCAGGGACTTCGCAGCGGGTCACGCAAAAAGCTCACCCGGGCCAAGCGTGAGCGCGGGCTCTCTCCGATTACTCGCATACTCGAGCAGTATGGCGTGGGCGAGTCAGTCAACATCGTGATTGACCCCTCGATTCAGGGTGGGCAGCCGCACCACCGTTTCCACGGCCTTACCGGCACAGTCACCGGGATGCAGGGCAAGGCGTGCGTCGTGAGCGCCAAGGAGGGCGACGCCGTGAAGCAACTAATTATACGACCAGAGCACCTGAGGCGGGCGAAGTAA
- a CDS encoding LysE family translocator, giving the protein MELAVLAQIGAVCVLGAMSPGPSLAVVLRNTVAGGRLRGVMTGLGHGIGFFFYALLAVSGLAAAMDASDAAARALQWGGAAVLVWLGWQFLHSDGVVADEHDSGGREGFVAGFLVAFLNPKILAFFVAVFSQFIEPGLPAGDRLAVALLAGTIDASWYMLVATAIAGTPLLDALRRHAQGIDRVVGSALLLLAGALLLRLA; this is encoded by the coding sequence ATGGAGCTGGCGGTGCTGGCGCAGATTGGCGCAGTCTGCGTGCTGGGGGCGATGTCACCCGGCCCGAGCCTCGCCGTCGTGCTGCGCAATACGGTCGCCGGCGGGCGGCTGCGCGGCGTCATGACCGGGCTCGGCCACGGTATCGGCTTCTTTTTCTACGCGCTGCTCGCCGTCTCGGGACTCGCAGCGGCGATGGACGCGAGCGACGCCGCCGCCCGCGCGTTGCAATGGGGCGGCGCGGCGGTGCTGGTTTGGCTCGGCTGGCAGTTCCTGCACTCCGACGGAGTGGTGGCCGACGAGCACGACAGCGGCGGTCGCGAAGGCTTCGTGGCGGGCTTCCTCGTCGCGTTCCTCAACCCGAAGATACTGGCGTTCTTCGTCGCGGTCTTCTCGCAGTTCATCGAGCCCGGGCTCCCGGCAGGCGACCGGCTGGCGGTCGCGCTGCTCGCCGGCACCATCGATGCCAGCTGGTACATGCTCGTCGCGACCGCGATTGCCGGCACGCCGCTACTCGACGCGTTGCGGCGCCACGCGCAGGGCATTGACCGCGTCGTTGGCAGCGCGCTATTGCTACTCGCGGGCGCGCTGCTGCTGCGCCTCGCCTGA
- a CDS encoding tRNA pseudouridine(54/55) synthase Pus10 produces the protein MDLKAITELAEQHSLCPGCTGRLAARLGHGLSNRARGEALLATRAMLAEAADETGAAPFFHGGAPAPTPDECGLCAGLCGEVESLAQLALDAVGGVELKTFQVGTLVDAEILSREKELQAELGNHGEPLKSQLNREIGSRVADASGLEPQRDSPDAVIVVDTRYDTVDLQIRSLFIEGRYTKADRTIPQTRWPCRHCRGRGCEQCDGSGQMYPDSVQSLVAGPLLAAAGAAEDKFHGMGREDIDAAMLGTGRPFVLELRQPKVRSLDLPALEKEINTAADGHITANDLTWVARSRVAELKETVCDKTYRVDIRCDSPVEIERLKKGAQRLAGEVVEQRTPTRVSHRRADLVRPRRVESMKLLSVDGATAELEIRAQHGTYIRELVSGDGGRTSPSLAELVEAECRVEVLDVLHLHLEEPET, from the coding sequence GTGGACCTCAAGGCGATTACGGAACTGGCGGAACAGCATTCGCTCTGCCCCGGCTGCACCGGCCGGCTGGCTGCCCGGCTGGGCCACGGGCTGAGCAACCGCGCCCGGGGCGAGGCGCTGCTCGCGACGCGCGCGATGCTGGCAGAAGCGGCTGACGAGACGGGCGCGGCGCCGTTCTTCCACGGCGGTGCGCCCGCCCCGACGCCGGACGAGTGCGGCCTCTGCGCGGGGCTCTGTGGCGAGGTGGAGTCGCTGGCGCAACTGGCGCTCGACGCCGTTGGGGGCGTTGAACTGAAAACTTTCCAGGTCGGCACGCTGGTCGATGCCGAAATCCTGTCGCGCGAGAAGGAGTTGCAGGCCGAGCTCGGTAACCACGGCGAGCCGCTCAAGTCGCAGCTGAATCGTGAAATCGGCTCACGCGTCGCCGATGCGAGCGGACTCGAGCCGCAGCGCGACAGCCCGGACGCGGTCATCGTGGTCGACACGCGCTACGACACCGTTGATTTGCAAATCCGCTCGCTCTTCATCGAAGGCCGCTACACCAAGGCGGACCGCACTATCCCGCAGACGCGCTGGCCCTGCCGCCACTGTCGCGGCCGCGGCTGCGAGCAGTGCGACGGCAGCGGCCAGATGTATCCCGATTCGGTCCAGTCGCTGGTCGCTGGTCCGCTGCTCGCGGCGGCCGGCGCAGCCGAAGATAAATTCCACGGCATGGGGCGCGAGGATATCGACGCCGCGATGCTCGGTACGGGGCGGCCGTTTGTACTCGAATTGCGGCAGCCGAAGGTGCGTAGCCTCGACCTGCCGGCGCTCGAAAAGGAAATCAATACCGCTGCCGACGGCCATATCACCGCCAACGACCTGACGTGGGTCGCGCGGTCGCGCGTCGCGGAGCTGAAGGAGACGGTCTGCGACAAGACCTACCGGGTCGACATCCGCTGCGACTCGCCAGTCGAAATCGAAAGGCTTAAGAAAGGCGCGCAGCGGTTGGCCGGCGAGGTCGTCGAACAGCGCACTCCCACCCGGGTGTCCCATCGACGAGCGGACCTGGTCCGGCCGCGCCGTGTTGAGAGCATGAAACTGCTTTCCGTCGACGGCGCGACTGCCGAACTGGAAATCCGCGCGCAGCATGGGACCTACATCCGGGAACTGGTGAGTGGCGATGGCGGGCGCACGTCGCCCAGCCTCGCCGAGCTGGTCGAGGCCGAATGCCGGGTGGAAGTGCTGGATGTCCTGCACTTGCATCTGGAGGAGCCAGAAACATGA
- a CDS encoding Mur ligase family protein, with translation MNRREKWDYHTALAWLDELGEAQVKPGLARIRQLMAALGDSQQQLRAVIVGGTNGKGSTCWLLEEALCRAGFRVGCGTSPHLHSVRERLRLDSVPVGRADFTALAAEVQRACCAMAEHPSYFEVLTAITLVWFARREVDVAILEVGLGGELDAMNVVDGEVAVLTTLALEHTDWLGDNLEAIARTKAGIVRPGTHVITGWLPEFHQFIPPCASLTSGDSAREWATLALEQLGIAAEVGETRPPGRRERAGNIMLDCAHNPHALSWLLARIVEPAVVVFGCLRDKPLAKMLALLPTGTELLVCAPDSPRARSAAAVVAAAGKLGRRGRACDSVAEALELAGERPTLVVGSSYLVAEARRDLGLPGSDEP, from the coding sequence ATGAATCGTCGAGAAAAGTGGGACTACCATACTGCACTCGCCTGGCTTGATGAACTAGGTGAGGCACAGGTTAAGCCGGGGCTGGCGCGCATCCGCCAGCTTATGGCCGCGCTCGGCGACTCGCAGCAGCAATTGCGCGCAGTCATCGTCGGCGGTACCAACGGCAAGGGCAGCACCTGCTGGCTACTCGAGGAGGCCCTCTGCCGAGCTGGCTTCCGCGTCGGCTGCGGGACTTCGCCGCACCTGCATAGCGTGCGCGAGCGGCTACGGCTCGACAGTGTGCCCGTCGGCAGGGCCGATTTCACGGCGCTAGCCGCCGAGGTGCAGCGGGCGTGCTGCGCGATGGCAGAGCACCCCAGCTACTTCGAGGTACTGACTGCGATAACGCTGGTGTGGTTCGCCCGGCGCGAGGTCGATGTCGCCATCCTCGAGGTTGGCCTCGGCGGCGAACTCGACGCAATGAACGTCGTTGACGGTGAGGTGGCGGTGCTGACAACACTGGCGCTCGAGCACACCGACTGGCTCGGCGATAACCTCGAGGCGATTGCGCGCACCAAGGCCGGTATCGTGCGGCCCGGGACGCATGTTATCACCGGCTGGCTCCCGGAATTCCACCAGTTCATCCCGCCCTGCGCCAGCCTCACCAGCGGCGATTCGGCGCGCGAGTGGGCGACGCTGGCGCTCGAGCAGCTCGGTATCGCGGCCGAGGTAGGCGAGACGCGGCCACCGGGTCGGCGCGAACGGGCCGGGAATATTATGCTCGACTGCGCGCACAACCCGCACGCGCTCTCGTGGCTGCTGGCGCGTATCGTGGAGCCGGCGGTGGTGGTGTTTGGGTGCCTGCGCGACAAGCCGCTCGCCAAGATGCTGGCGCTGCTACCGACTGGGACGGAGCTACTGGTGTGCGCGCCCGACTCGCCCCGCGCACGGAGCGCAGCCGCAGTCGTCGCGGCGGCCGGGAAACTGGGGCGACGCGGCCGCGCCTGCGACTCGGTAGCGGAGGCGCTCGAGCTAGCGGGCGAGCGCCCGACGCTCGTTGTGGGGTCGAGCTATCTCGTCGCTGAAGCGCGTCGTGACCTTGGGCTGCCGGGCAGCGATGAACCCTAA
- a CDS encoding UPF0175 family protein, protein MSSSFSLPKLLVAQIGALVASGHFSSRSDVVKEALRFFLEEKQHFRTAAAVELYRRGQATLTKGAEIASLRPEAFREILRDQGVVLPDTVEWESIE, encoded by the coding sequence ATGAGCAGCTCCTTTTCGCTCCCAAAACTGCTGGTTGCACAGATTGGCGCCCTTGTCGCTTCAGGCCATTTCAGCAGCCGCTCCGACGTAGTAAAGGAAGCGCTGCGGTTCTTCCTCGAAGAAAAACAGCACTTCCGAACCGCTGCGGCAGTCGAGCTCTACCGCCGCGGCCAGGCAACGCTGACCAAGGGCGCCGAGATTGCCTCGCTACGTCCCGAGGCGTTTCGCGAAATCCTGCGAGACCAGGGTGTTGTACTGCCAGATACGGTCGAGTGGGAATCAATCGAATAA
- a CDS encoding HEAT repeat domain-containing protein, whose amino-acid sequence MARNDIEELISHLGRDDDAGRRSAITQLEAKIPHSEKQVATALVDHLDDENHFVRQSALALFSRMSEQALEPIINGGLNSDDFFVQRAAMDAIGRVGADAGVPYLVKGLTSSDHYVRWQAAKGLARFPGGDATAALTEALRDRHPLVRDRVAASLMRHGADGKAAVEGWKPGRWRALRKKFRPPAPKPEGEGGVVVETGLEKESGFLYYLGKDGDVWRTRMARGTVPGGGAEKVADAGVTRERGWLYYIDKQGNVSRTLLKRGG is encoded by the coding sequence ATGGCCCGTAACGATATTGAAGAACTGATTTCGCACCTTGGTCGCGATGACGACGCTGGACGACGCAGCGCGATAACACAGCTTGAAGCAAAAATTCCTCACAGCGAAAAGCAGGTTGCAACGGCGCTGGTCGACCATCTCGACGACGAAAACCACTTCGTGCGGCAGTCGGCGCTGGCACTGTTCAGCAGGATGAGCGAGCAGGCGCTCGAGCCGATAATCAACGGCGGGCTCAACTCGGACGACTTCTTCGTCCAGCGCGCCGCGATGGATGCCATCGGCCGCGTCGGCGCGGACGCGGGCGTGCCGTACCTCGTGAAGGGGCTCACCAGCTCCGACCACTACGTTCGCTGGCAGGCGGCGAAAGGGCTGGCGCGATTCCCCGGAGGCGACGCGACGGCTGCGCTGACCGAGGCGCTCCGGGACCGCCACCCGCTGGTGCGTGACCGCGTGGCGGCGTCGCTGATGCGGCACGGCGCGGACGGCAAGGCTGCGGTCGAGGGCTGGAAACCGGGGCGGTGGCGCGCGCTGCGCAAGAAGTTCCGGCCGCCGGCACCAAAGCCGGAGGGCGAGGGGGGCGTGGTCGTGGAGACCGGTCTCGAGAAGGAGTCGGGCTTCCTCTACTACCTCGGCAAGGATGGCGACGTCTGGCGCACCCGCATGGCGCGCGGCACGGTGCCGGGCGGCGGCGCCGAAAAGGTGGCCGACGCGGGCGTCACGCGCGAGCGGGGCTGGCTCTACTACATTGACAAGCAGGGCAACGTCTCACGGACGCTGCTCAAGCGCGGCGGCTAA
- a CDS encoding glycerophosphodiester phosphodiesterase, whose amino-acid sequence MRLIAHRGRSAAGHPDNTLAAFAAALDEGADMVECDVHRLADGSLACFHDAAIADRPLAELSHAALEALAGFAVPRLAEVAQLCRDRGAGLDLELKAGGCAADALVVVDGLAELWVKSFYDDVVREVREAQPDTYVGLLLGVPRGGLRVRLSELFPVRRLRACGARFVAPNWRLLRLGFLRRMRSAGFPVLAWTVNDPAHAERLAAAGVAGIATDRPAELRAVLEPRA is encoded by the coding sequence GTGCGCCTCATCGCCCACCGCGGCCGTTCGGCAGCGGGCCATCCCGACAACACCCTCGCGGCGTTTGCAGCGGCGCTCGACGAGGGCGCCGACATGGTCGAGTGTGACGTCCACCGCCTCGCCGACGGCAGCCTCGCCTGCTTCCACGACGCCGCTATCGCCGACCGGCCGCTGGCGGAGCTGTCGCACGCCGCGCTCGAGGCGCTCGCCGGCTTCGCGGTGCCGCGGCTGGCGGAAGTGGCACAGCTCTGCCGCGACCGCGGGGCGGGGCTCGACCTCGAGCTGAAGGCAGGGGGCTGCGCCGCCGACGCGCTCGTCGTGGTGGATGGCCTTGCGGAGCTGTGGGTCAAGTCGTTCTACGACGACGTCGTGCGCGAAGTGCGGGAGGCGCAGCCCGACACCTACGTCGGGCTGCTGCTGGGCGTTCCGCGCGGCGGCCTGCGTGTCCGCCTCAGCGAGCTGTTCCCCGTAAGGCGACTGCGCGCCTGCGGCGCCCGTTTCGTCGCGCCCAACTGGCGGCTGCTGCGGCTCGGATTCCTGCGCCGCATGCGCAGCGCCGGCTTCCCGGTGCTGGCCTGGACCGTCAACGACCCGGCGCACGCGGAGCGGCTGGCGGCCGCCGGCGTTGCCGGCATCGCGACCGACCGCCCGGCGGAGCTGCGCGCCGTGCTCGAACCGCGCGCTTAA
- a CDS encoding DUF655 domain-containing protein, whose translation MEEYACVLDILPEGRPDDRRQFRREAIIYGLGVDEFKIFEMAPIPGAVINIGDRVFIGKETDERKQIERVRARVSYSELTHTAQSELGFLLEELVLEQEEKFIEFYNHAGPISRRYHSLELLPGLGKKTMEAVLAHRPYTSFAEVEEKVSNLRHPEKLIAARIEHEVREPEQKYRLFVR comes from the coding sequence ATGGAGGAGTATGCGTGCGTGCTGGATATCCTGCCGGAAGGCCGCCCGGATGACCGACGACAGTTTCGCCGTGAGGCCATTATCTACGGTCTTGGTGTTGACGAGTTCAAGATTTTCGAGATGGCGCCGATACCGGGAGCCGTAATCAATATCGGCGACCGCGTCTTCATCGGCAAGGAGACCGATGAGCGCAAGCAGATTGAGCGGGTCCGCGCCCGCGTCAGCTACTCCGAGCTTACGCACACTGCGCAGTCGGAACTGGGGTTCCTGCTGGAGGAACTGGTTCTCGAACAGGAAGAGAAGTTCATTGAGTTCTACAACCATGCCGGACCGATTTCGCGTCGCTACCACTCGCTCGAGCTTCTGCCCGGGCTGGGCAAGAAGACGATGGAGGCAGTCCTCGCGCACCGCCCCTACACCAGCTTCGCCGAGGTCGAGGAGAAAGTCTCCAACCTGCGGCATCCCGAGAAGTTAATCGCCGCTCGCATCGAGCACGAAGTTCGCGAGCCCGAGCAGAAGTACCGGCTTTTCGTGCGTTAA
- the pheT gene encoding phenylalanine--tRNA ligase subunit beta translates to MVYPMPVITIDLEDLNRLLPQPLSTEELRETIPLLGADPDEIGDRETVIEFFPDRPDLLSTEGVARALRAFTGQAPGLTRCAVAKPKTWLSVEPSITDIRPWFLGGIVRGVTLDDVALRSLMELQEKLHVTLGRRRRKASIGIHDMAPLKPPFRFYGCSPHEPAFIPLGCDEPMTPEEILQEHPKGVAYAHIIADEERYPLIVDSQEQVLSMPPIINGQLTALSEATTDVLIDVQGLDRQAVETCLNIVTAALVERGGSAEALEIRYPSEKYIVPDMAPREHRADHDYLTRLLGWDPGEEQVRRAFGRCGLEGVLRDGEWIVQVPAWRADLLHPVDLLEELAIGLEYDEIPEQLPQLATFGRETASRQRERECREALLGLGFQEVVSLTLSSARAQHELPAREPAGEAHVANPVGEEYHLLRPALLPGLLELLRTNRHHELPQRIFEVGWVVRDHANRLALGWVELNSRAPFSQARATAVAVAQRLGIAGDTQPVEDGMFIAGRCASLGDALVFGEIHPRVLEGCELGYPAIGGEVLW, encoded by the coding sequence GTGGTTTACCCGATGCCGGTTATCACCATCGACCTTGAAGACCTGAACCGGCTGCTGCCGCAGCCGCTTTCGACCGAGGAACTGCGCGAGACCATCCCGCTGCTCGGCGCCGACCCCGACGAGATTGGCGACCGCGAAACGGTCATCGAGTTCTTCCCCGACCGACCCGACCTGCTCTCGACCGAAGGCGTCGCGCGGGCGCTGCGCGCCTTCACGGGGCAGGCGCCGGGGCTGACGCGCTGCGCCGTCGCGAAGCCGAAAACATGGCTCTCGGTCGAGCCGAGCATCACCGACATCCGCCCCTGGTTCCTGGGCGGCATCGTCCGCGGCGTGACGCTCGACGACGTGGCGCTGCGGTCGCTGATGGAATTGCAGGAGAAGCTGCACGTCACGCTCGGCCGCCGCCGCCGCAAGGCGTCCATCGGCATCCATGATATGGCGCCACTCAAGCCGCCTTTCCGTTTCTACGGCTGCTCGCCGCACGAACCCGCCTTCATCCCGCTCGGCTGCGACGAGCCTATGACGCCCGAGGAAATCCTGCAGGAGCATCCGAAAGGCGTCGCGTATGCGCACATCATCGCCGATGAAGAGCGCTACCCGCTGATTGTCGACTCGCAGGAACAGGTGCTCTCGATGCCGCCGATTATCAACGGCCAGCTGACCGCCCTCTCCGAAGCGACCACGGACGTGCTGATTGACGTCCAGGGGCTGGACCGGCAGGCCGTGGAGACCTGCCTGAACATCGTCACCGCCGCGCTCGTCGAGCGCGGCGGGAGTGCCGAGGCGCTGGAGATTCGCTACCCGAGCGAGAAATACATCGTCCCCGACATGGCGCCGCGCGAACACCGCGCCGACCACGATTACCTGACGCGGCTGCTCGGCTGGGACCCCGGCGAGGAGCAGGTGCGCCGCGCGTTCGGCCGCTGCGGGCTCGAGGGGGTGCTGCGCGACGGTGAGTGGATTGTGCAGGTGCCCGCCTGGCGAGCGGACCTGCTGCACCCTGTGGATTTGCTCGAGGAGCTCGCCATCGGGCTCGAATACGACGAAATCCCCGAACAGCTGCCTCAGCTCGCCACTTTCGGCCGCGAGACCGCGTCGCGCCAGCGCGAGCGCGAATGCCGCGAGGCGTTGCTCGGGCTTGGATTTCAGGAAGTGGTTTCGCTCACGTTGAGCTCGGCGCGCGCGCAGCACGAGCTGCCGGCGCGCGAGCCGGCAGGCGAGGCGCACGTTGCGAACCCGGTCGGCGAGGAATACCACCTGTTGCGGCCGGCGCTGCTGCCGGGACTGCTCGAGCTGCTGCGCACCAACCGGCACCACGAGCTGCCGCAGCGCATCTTCGAGGTCGGCTGGGTCGTGCGCGACCACGCCAACCGGCTGGCGCTGGGCTGGGTCGAGCTGAACAGCCGCGCCCCGTTTTCGCAGGCGCGCGCGACAGCCGTGGCGGTCGCACAGCGGCTCGGCATCGCGGGCGATACGCAGCCGGTCGAGGACGGGATGTTCATCGCCGGCCGCTGCGCGTCGCTGGGCGACGCGCTGGTTTTCGGCGAAATCCACCCGCGCGTGCTCGAGGGCTGCGAGCTGGGGTATCCCGCCATCGGCGGCGAAGTGCTGTGGTGA